A window of the Streptomyces finlayi genome harbors these coding sequences:
- a CDS encoding non-ribosomal peptide synthetase has protein sequence MTHEGIPGTGPAVDQALTRFPTDRPRAVALAEATSTHRFTLDSALTSGLRRLAEAAGGTLFGALVAAGQVLSAVYAGQDEVTATVRGRSTEDDGAPVVLHATVDGRLPIKSLFGGVRDAVGAATLPGEFAVADVVLRFAEVDGGLEVCVDHDPAAFDAATVERMAEAFRTLVEDVVDRPGRPLSEMRLVPGDELRRMLIDWNETGHEFPAHRSLPDIFAEQVRLSPDRTAVLCGDERLTYAELNERANRLAHRLLAEGVATESRVALLLDRSLHAVVSILAVLKAGGVYVPLHASYPGDRIRFVLADVDAALVLTDRGMAAKAAAADVPVLVVDDAATTAGQPAHDPERIPDARHLAYIMFTSGSTGTPKGVAVTHADVVALAWDHRWRDAAHQRVLFHSSHAFDASTYELWVPLLTGGEMVVATQEPTPALIRELIAEHGVTAIFLTSALLRLFAEEAPDCFAGAATVITGGEAPSAEALERVMTQCPGTLVVNAYGPTEATTYALLQELSLEQVRSGAVPIGRPTDNTRLYVLDAWLRPVPVGSAGEMYIAGDGLARCYFGRAALTAERFVADPFRAGERLYRTGDVVRWRADGTMDYLRRADNQVKIRGLRIEIGEIESALTALGGVTDAAVVVHEIRGARHLVGYVVPEHGHEADVEAWRDGLSARLPSYEIPSWFVPMDVLPLSNTGKVDRRALPAPQADLLSTADHVEPRTDTERLLAQVWAEVFGVERVSVTDNFFAVGGDSILAIKVVSRVRLHGIRLTSKDFFLTPTIEELAEAATRADGGPSDAPAKGPLVHLTAAETERLAEGGTVEDVYPLTPMQSGMLFDALMTGDTGLHLIQFDLVLDHVDEPDLLRRAWQRVAERLPVLRTAVVWADVSSPVQVVRADATLPVAQYDWRELPDSQRRERWDTLRAADRAAGTDLAAAPLARVVITRLTDSSVRVLWSVHHIVMDGWSGAELLAQVAADYARLRDGEGAAPLPRVPFRDYVRWQGEQDQSAVETYWRGVLGDFTVPTRLPYDRPAAPDYRPRATEWVEVDIAPELSARLGEVAKRTKLTMSTLLQGAWALVLSRYSGGQDVCFGGTVSGRTPDLAGIDSIVGMLVNTLPVRTRVDSGHNLVSWLAGLQEEQAGARDFEAVSLTQAQSWSGLSSGDSLFDSIIVFENYPFDERAFTAHGLELSHFDTEVGAGAALGVVVLPGDRLTMRLHYDPELFEADSVRRMAEYLRTLLEAFADEPGRTLGELPALSPAEHRVVMGEVADTAAGHSIEHHIHELFAEQARLRPDAVAVELDDQRLTYAALDARANQLAHYLIERGVGSDVLVGIAIERSLDLFVAILGILKAGGAYVPLDPDYPADRLAVTLAETRPPVVLAHERGIDRFPRTDADLMFLDRDRPVITTYPVTGPEPRGSARDLAYVVYTSGSTGRPKGVMVEHRSLYNTVTAVVGPYGLTPSSRVFQLCSMSFDTGVQDLFTTWAAGGTMVVPRPDVARNGAYLVEHMLAGEVTTASIPVTVLSSLDAGSLPGMDTIRVGGDVVVPELAEAWARDHRVINNYGPTEAGVTVSLFEVEPGAGHQSVPLGKPLANTRAYVLDDRLSPVPIGVPGELYVGGVGIARGYIDNRAKTAERFVADPFGPPGARLYRTGDVVRWRPDGMLDFVGRADDQVKIRGFRVEPGEIENVLLRHDGVAEAAVSVWPDDKGDKRLVAYVVGRPTTQATTAEELRRHLGASLPDYMIPSAIVLLEHMPLNHNGKLDRSALPAPTRQDGAGAEYVAPRDPTEEALARIWSEVLGIERVGAADNFFALGGNSINSLRTTARMRTAFGVEITPRDVFEQPTVAALAATIHDRILARVLETAAVQT, from the coding sequence ACGCGGGTCAGGACGAGGTGACCGCGACCGTCCGCGGGCGGTCCACCGAGGACGACGGCGCGCCGGTCGTACTGCACGCGACCGTCGACGGCAGGCTCCCGATCAAGAGCCTCTTCGGCGGGGTCCGTGACGCGGTGGGTGCTGCGACGCTGCCCGGTGAGTTCGCCGTCGCCGACGTGGTGCTCCGGTTCGCCGAAGTGGACGGCGGCCTCGAGGTGTGCGTCGACCACGACCCCGCCGCGTTCGACGCGGCGACCGTCGAGCGGATGGCCGAGGCGTTCCGCACTCTGGTGGAGGACGTGGTCGACAGACCGGGGCGGCCGCTGTCCGAGATGCGGCTGGTGCCCGGCGACGAGCTGCGCCGCATGCTCATCGACTGGAACGAGACCGGACACGAGTTCCCGGCACACCGCAGCCTGCCGGACATCTTCGCCGAGCAGGTGCGGCTCTCCCCGGACAGGACGGCCGTGCTGTGCGGCGATGAGCGGCTCACCTACGCCGAGCTGAACGAGCGGGCCAACCGGCTCGCCCACCGCCTGCTCGCCGAGGGCGTCGCCACGGAGTCACGGGTCGCGCTCCTGCTGGACCGGTCGTTGCACGCGGTCGTGTCCATCCTGGCCGTGCTGAAGGCCGGCGGCGTCTACGTCCCGCTGCACGCCTCCTACCCCGGGGACCGGATTCGCTTCGTGCTGGCCGATGTCGACGCCGCGCTGGTGCTGACGGACCGGGGCATGGCGGCCAAGGCCGCCGCGGCCGACGTCCCGGTGCTGGTGGTGGACGACGCGGCCACGACCGCGGGTCAGCCCGCCCACGACCCCGAGCGGATTCCGGACGCTCGTCATTTGGCGTACATCATGTTCACCTCGGGTTCCACCGGGACCCCGAAGGGCGTCGCGGTCACCCACGCCGATGTGGTCGCCCTGGCGTGGGACCACCGCTGGCGCGACGCGGCGCACCAGCGCGTCCTGTTCCACTCGTCGCACGCCTTCGACGCCTCGACCTACGAGCTGTGGGTACCGCTGCTGACCGGCGGTGAGATGGTCGTCGCGACGCAGGAGCCGACGCCCGCACTCATACGCGAGCTGATCGCCGAGCACGGCGTGACGGCGATATTCCTCACCTCCGCACTGCTCCGCCTGTTCGCCGAGGAGGCGCCCGACTGTTTCGCCGGCGCGGCCACGGTGATCACAGGCGGCGAGGCGCCCTCGGCGGAGGCGCTGGAGCGGGTGATGACGCAGTGCCCCGGCACCCTGGTCGTCAACGCCTACGGACCGACCGAGGCCACCACCTACGCGCTGCTCCAGGAACTGTCCCTGGAGCAGGTGCGTTCCGGCGCGGTGCCGATCGGCCGGCCGACCGACAACACCCGGTTGTACGTGCTCGACGCGTGGCTGCGCCCGGTGCCTGTCGGCTCGGCGGGCGAGATGTACATCGCGGGCGACGGCCTGGCCCGCTGCTACTTCGGCCGGGCCGCACTGACCGCCGAGCGGTTCGTGGCCGACCCCTTCCGGGCGGGCGAGCGGCTCTACCGCACCGGCGACGTCGTCCGGTGGCGCGCCGACGGGACGATGGACTACCTGCGCCGGGCCGACAACCAGGTCAAGATCCGTGGCCTTCGTATCGAGATCGGCGAGATCGAGAGCGCGCTCACCGCGCTCGGCGGTGTCACCGACGCCGCGGTCGTCGTGCACGAGATTCGTGGCGCCCGGCACCTGGTCGGCTACGTCGTGCCGGAACACGGCCACGAGGCCGATGTCGAGGCATGGCGCGACGGCCTGTCCGCGCGACTGCCGAGCTACGAGATTCCGTCCTGGTTCGTCCCCATGGACGTACTGCCCCTGTCCAACACCGGAAAGGTCGACCGCCGCGCGCTGCCGGCGCCGCAGGCCGACCTGCTCTCCACGGCGGACCACGTCGAGCCGCGGACAGACACCGAGCGACTGCTGGCCCAGGTGTGGGCCGAGGTCTTCGGCGTCGAGCGCGTGAGCGTGACCGACAACTTCTTCGCGGTCGGCGGCGACTCCATCCTGGCCATCAAGGTCGTCTCCCGGGTACGGCTCCACGGCATTCGGCTGACCTCCAAGGACTTCTTCCTCACCCCGACCATCGAGGAACTGGCCGAGGCCGCCACCCGTGCGGACGGAGGCCCCTCCGACGCCCCGGCAAAGGGCCCGCTCGTCCACCTCACCGCCGCCGAGACCGAGCGCCTCGCCGAGGGCGGGACCGTCGAGGACGTCTACCCGCTGACCCCGATGCAGAGCGGGATGCTCTTCGACGCGCTGATGACCGGGGACACCGGTCTGCACCTGATCCAGTTCGATCTGGTGCTCGACCACGTCGACGAACCGGATCTTCTCCGCCGGGCCTGGCAGCGGGTGGCGGAGCGGCTTCCCGTTCTGCGCACCGCGGTCGTCTGGGCCGACGTCAGCAGCCCGGTGCAGGTGGTGCGCGCCGACGCCACCCTGCCCGTGGCCCAGTACGACTGGCGCGAGCTGCCGGACTCCCAACGGCGGGAGCGGTGGGACACACTGCGCGCCGCGGACCGGGCAGCGGGGACGGACCTCGCCGCCGCACCACTGGCCAGGGTCGTGATCACCCGGCTCACCGACTCCAGCGTCCGCGTGCTGTGGTCCGTCCACCACATCGTGATGGACGGGTGGAGCGGTGCCGAACTGCTCGCCCAGGTGGCCGCCGACTACGCGCGGCTGCGCGACGGCGAGGGAGCGGCACCGCTGCCCCGGGTGCCGTTCCGGGACTACGTGCGGTGGCAGGGCGAGCAGGACCAGTCCGCGGTGGAGACGTATTGGCGTGGCGTGCTCGGCGACTTCACCGTGCCGACCCGGCTGCCCTACGACCGCCCGGCCGCGCCGGACTACCGGCCGCGTGCGACCGAGTGGGTGGAGGTGGACATCGCCCCCGAGCTCTCCGCACGGCTCGGGGAGGTGGCCAAGCGGACGAAGCTGACCATGAGCACATTGCTGCAGGGCGCGTGGGCGCTGGTGCTCTCGCGCTACAGCGGAGGCCAGGACGTCTGCTTCGGCGGCACGGTGTCCGGCCGGACACCGGACCTCGCGGGCATCGACTCCATCGTCGGCATGCTGGTCAACACGCTGCCGGTCCGCACGAGGGTGGACAGCGGGCACAACCTGGTGTCCTGGCTGGCCGGGCTCCAGGAGGAGCAGGCCGGCGCCCGGGACTTCGAGGCCGTGTCGCTGACCCAGGCGCAGTCGTGGAGCGGACTCTCCTCCGGGGACAGCCTGTTCGACAGCATCATCGTCTTCGAGAACTATCCGTTCGACGAGCGGGCGTTCACCGCGCACGGTCTGGAACTCAGCCACTTCGACACCGAGGTCGGTGCAGGCGCCGCGCTCGGCGTCGTCGTACTCCCCGGTGACCGGCTCACCATGCGGCTGCACTACGACCCGGAGCTGTTCGAGGCGGACAGCGTGCGCCGCATGGCGGAATACCTGCGGACGCTGCTGGAGGCGTTCGCCGACGAACCCGGGCGGACCCTCGGCGAGCTGCCGGCCCTCTCGCCCGCCGAGCACCGGGTGGTCATGGGCGAGGTGGCGGACACGGCCGCCGGTCACTCCATCGAGCACCACATACACGAGTTGTTCGCCGAGCAGGCGCGGCTGCGCCCGGACGCGGTCGCGGTGGAACTCGACGACCAGCGACTGACCTACGCCGCGCTGGACGCACGGGCCAATCAGCTGGCCCACTACCTCATCGAGCGGGGCGTCGGGAGCGACGTGCTGGTGGGCATCGCGATCGAGCGGAGCCTTGACCTGTTCGTCGCCATCCTCGGCATCCTCAAGGCGGGCGGCGCATACGTGCCGCTGGACCCGGACTACCCGGCGGACCGGCTGGCTGTCACGCTGGCCGAGACCCGCCCGCCCGTGGTGCTGGCCCATGAGCGCGGCATCGACCGGTTCCCCCGAACCGATGCGGACCTGATGTTCCTGGACCGCGACCGGCCGGTCATCACCACCTACCCGGTCACCGGCCCCGAGCCCCGGGGCAGCGCCCGCGACCTCGCCTACGTCGTCTACACCTCGGGCTCGACCGGCCGGCCCAAGGGCGTCATGGTCGAACACCGCTCGCTCTACAACACCGTGACCGCGGTGGTCGGGCCCTACGGGCTCACACCGAGCAGCCGGGTGTTTCAGCTGTGCTCCATGAGCTTCGACACCGGCGTACAGGACCTGTTCACCACCTGGGCCGCCGGCGGCACCATGGTCGTGCCGCGCCCCGACGTCGCGCGCAACGGTGCCTACCTGGTCGAGCACATGCTCGCGGGCGAGGTCACCACGGCATCCATCCCCGTCACCGTCCTGTCGTCGCTCGACGCGGGTTCCCTGCCCGGGATGGACACCATCCGGGTCGGCGGCGACGTGGTCGTGCCCGAGCTGGCCGAAGCCTGGGCGCGCGACCACCGAGTGATCAACAACTACGGGCCGACCGAGGCAGGTGTGACGGTGAGCCTTTTCGAGGTCGAGCCGGGCGCGGGCCACCAGAGCGTGCCGCTGGGCAAGCCGCTCGCCAACACCCGGGCCTATGTGCTCGACGACCGGCTGTCCCCGGTACCGATCGGGGTGCCGGGCGAGCTGTACGTCGGCGGCGTGGGCATTGCACGGGGTTACATCGACAACCGGGCCAAGACCGCCGAGCGGTTCGTCGCCGACCCGTTCGGCCCTCCCGGGGCGCGGCTGTACCGGACCGGCGACGTCGTGCGATGGCGCCCGGACGGCATGCTGGACTTTGTCGGGCGAGCCGACGACCAGGTCAAGATCCGCGGGTTCCGGGTGGAGCCCGGCGAGATCGAGAACGTACTGCTGCGCCATGACGGGGTGGCCGAGGCCGCGGTGTCCGTGTGGCCGGACGACAAGGGCGACAAGCGACTCGTCGCCTACGTCGTGGGCCGGCCCACGACGCAGGCGACGACCGCGGAGGAGCTGCGCCGCCACCTCGGCGCCTCACTGCCCGACTACATGATCCCGTCCGCGATCGTCCTGCTGGAGCACATGCCGCTCAACCACAACGGCAAGCTCGACAGATCGGCGCTGCCCGCGCCGACCCGTCAGGACGGCGCGGGTGCCGAGTACGTCGCCCCGAGGGACCCGACCGAGGAGGCGCTGGCCCGGATCTGGTCGGAAGTGCTGGGCATCGAAAGGGTCGGCGCAGCGGACAACTTCTTCGCCCTCGGCGGGAACTCGATCAACAGCCTTCGCACCACCGCCAGGATGCGTACCGCCTTCGGCGTCGAGATCACCCCCCGGGACGTCTTCGAGCAGCCAACGGTCGCCGCCCTGGCCGCCACCATCCACGACCGGATCCTGGCCCGGGTGCTGGAGACGGCCGCAGTCCAGACCTGA